The following proteins are co-located in the Betta splendens chromosome 9, fBetSpl5.4, whole genome shotgun sequence genome:
- the prdm4 gene encoding PR domain zinc finger protein 4 isoform X2, whose protein sequence is MNDMNLSPVGMDQLSVPSVSASHLGLPTSPTHNPIPTPGMPVAIPSLGPSLGSLPSALSLMLPMGPLSDRGVMCSLPERNYSLPPPPYPHLESSYFRHILPGILSYLADRPPPQYIHPSTLNMDGTLSVASNNSSGLDPYSGPGGPLEQGLVPMDSRQVDGQGDLHQTGAHELDSTGLAMESRVSSPMTPDRMGEELASMDGVGVVAVSDTQQQLGGGRQPQPHEGLTGVDSSGGVMPLHGPPVLELPVVMEPDHIGSRVGNNGGGGAGLGEQLHSNGELNSGVVSVVLTGSMSSQGQLEPVSLHGHSGMGLEAVNVSPITAEVSLGPESNLVLVNSTLQLEDSTSNKENMVTAYTIWCTLCERSYTSDCPEHGPVTFIPDAPIQSRARLSLPRPLCLRISVADEPLGVFARDVIPPRTCFGPMVGQHCSNVDLSDWPEKDTPQIWKMYHNNVLEFCIVTTDENECNWMMFVRKARTRDEQNLVAYPANGKLFFCTSMEIHPDQELLFYYSRDYCRLMGVPRVPEGQICQCGKECSSFSELKSHLGSHNSNHSHNQPPHSHSPSQQEHSQQQQQQQQQQQQQQQQQQQQQQQQEQQQQHSHQEEKLTNGTSSSSSSPWPSHTHAAGQTSSENSSSGNSNSTGRAKGQGHVREKKFKCNMCSRAFITSTKLNLHFMGHVGMKPHKCEYCSKAFSDPSNLRMHLKIHTGQKNYRCTVCEKSFTQKSHVASHMLIHTGAEKLKCDLCDRAFIRKHDLKQHMFSHTHERRIQCPKCNKHFLKTNHLKKHMNSHEGRRDFVCEKCRKAFLTKYHLTRHLKICKGPKMERAARKERDVDEEEEEEEGEEDDNRGRRGGERLVDSANNEDCGLDI, encoded by the exons ATGAATGACATGAACCTAAGTCCTGTGGGCATGGACCAGCTGAGTGTGCCCTCAGTGAGTGCCAGCCACTTGGGTTTGCCCACCTCCCCGACGCACAACCCCATTCCCACTCCAG GCATGCCCGTTGCCATTCCAAGCCTTGGTCCTTCGTTGGGCTCTCTTCCTTCTGCTCTTTCGCTGATGCTCCCCATGGGTCCATTAAGTGACAGAGGGGTGATGTGCAGTCTGCCAGAGCGGAATTATTCCTTGCCACCCCCACCATACCCCCACTTAGAGAGCAGCTACTTTCGGCACATATTGCCAG GCATCCTTTCCTATCTGGCAGACCGTCCACCTCCTCAGTACATTCACCCCAGCACTCTTAACATGGATGGGACTCTGTCAGTGGCCAGCAACAATTCTTCAGGTCTGGATCCCTACAGTGGCCCTGGAGGCCCCCTAGAGCAGGGCCTTGTTCCTATGGATTCCAGACAGGTTGATGGCCAGGGAGACCTCCACCAAACCGGAGCTCATGAATTGGACTCAACAGGATTGGCCATGGAGTCACGTGTCAGTAGCCCTATGACTCCTGACCGGATGGGAGAGGAACTGGCCTCTATGGATGGAGTTGGGGTGGTCGCAGTGTCTGACACCCAGCAACAGCTCGGAGGGGGCAGGCAGCCTCAGCCCCATGAAGGCCTCACTGGTGTGGACTCATCTGGTGGTGTCATGCCTCTCCATGGGCCTCCTGTACTTGAGCTGCCGGTAGTGATGGAGCCAGATCATATCGGGAGTCGGGTGGGCAACAatggcggaggaggagcaggacttGGAGAGCAGCTCCACTCAAATGGGGAGCTGAATTCAGGAGTTGTCAGTGTGGTTCTAACTGGCTCCATGTCCAGTCAGGGTCAGCTGGAGCCAGTGTCTCTCCATGGACATTCTGGAATGGGGTTAGAGGCAGTAAATGTGTCCCCTATCACTGCAGAGGTGTCACTTGGTCCAGAAAGCAACCTTGTGCTGGTCAATTCCACCTTGCAGCTAGAGGATTCTACCTCCAACAAGGAGAACATGGTCACTGCCTACACCATCT GGTGCACACTATGTGAGCGCTCATATACCTCAGACTGTCCTGAGCATGGTCCAGTCACCTTCATCCCCGATGCACCCATCCAAAGTCGGGCTCGCTTGTCTCTGCCACGTCCACTTTGCTTGCGCATCTCCGTGGCTGATGAACCTCttg GAGTTTTTGCACGGGATGTTATTCCTCCAAGAACCTGCTTTGGGCCAATGGTTGGTCAACACTGTAGCAATGTGGACCTCTCTGACTGGCCAGAGAAGGACACACCTCAAATATGGAAG ATGTACCACAACAATGTGTTGGAGTTTTGCATCGTTACAACAGATGAGAATGAATGCAACTGGATGATGTTTGTCCGCAAAGCAAG gaCCCGTGACGAGCAGAACCTGGTAGCATACCCTGCCAATGGTAAATTGTTCTTTTGTACAAGCATGGAGATTCACCCAGACCAGGAGCTGCTTTTTTATTACAGCAGAGACTACTGCAGGCTAATGG GTGTTCCTCGGGTGCCTGAGGGTCAAATCTGCCAATGTGGCAAAGAATGCTCCTCTTTCTCTGAGCTCAAGTCTCATCTTGGCAGCCATAACAGCAACCACAGCCATAACCAACCTCCACACAGCCACAGCCCATCACAGCAGGAGcactctcagcagcagcagcagcaacagcaacagcagcagcaacaacaacaacaacaacagcagcagcagcagcaacaagaacagcaacagcagcacagccaccAAGAAGAAAAGCTAACCAACGGGACCtcgagctcctcctcctcaccatgGCCCTCTCACACTCATGCTGCAGGACAGACAAGCAGtgagaacagcagcagtggaaacTCTAATAGTACAGGGAGAGCAAAAGGTCAGGGCCACGTGCGCGAGAAGAAGTTCAAGTGCAACATGTGCTCGCGTGCTTTCATTACGTCCACTAAGCTCAATCTTCACTTCATGGGACATGTGGGGATGAAACCCCACAAGTGTGAATACTGTAGTAAGGCTTTCAGCGATCCCAGCAACCTCAGGATGCACCTCAAGATTCACACAG GTCAGAAGAACTATCGATGCACAGTGTGTGAGAAGTCCTTCACACAGAAGTCCCATGTGGCGTCTCATATGCTCATCCATACTGGGGCAGAGAAACTCAAATGTGACCTCTGCGATCGAGCCTTCATCAGGAAACATGACCTGAAACAGCACATGTTCTCTCACACGCA CGAACGCAGAATACAGTGTCCAAAATGCAACAAACACTTCCTTAAGACCAACCACCTGAAGAAGCACATGAACTCCCATGAGGGCCGAAGAGACTTTGTCTGTGAAAAATGCCGCAAAGCTTTCCTCACCAAATACCACCTCACCCGTCACCTGAAGATATGCAAAGGGCCCAAGATGGAAAGAGCAGCCCGCAAGGAGAGGGAtgttgatgaggaggaagaggaagaagagggggaggaggatgacaacaggggcagaagaggaggagagagactggTCGATTCGGCCAATAATGAAGACTGTGGTTTAGATATATAA
- the prdm4 gene encoding PR domain zinc finger protein 4 isoform X1, with product MRMNDMNLSPVGMDQLSVPSVSASHLGLPTSPTHNPIPTPGMPVAIPSLGPSLGSLPSALSLMLPMGPLSDRGVMCSLPERNYSLPPPPYPHLESSYFRHILPGILSYLADRPPPQYIHPSTLNMDGTLSVASNNSSGLDPYSGPGGPLEQGLVPMDSRQVDGQGDLHQTGAHELDSTGLAMESRVSSPMTPDRMGEELASMDGVGVVAVSDTQQQLGGGRQPQPHEGLTGVDSSGGVMPLHGPPVLELPVVMEPDHIGSRVGNNGGGGAGLGEQLHSNGELNSGVVSVVLTGSMSSQGQLEPVSLHGHSGMGLEAVNVSPITAEVSLGPESNLVLVNSTLQLEDSTSNKENMVTAYTIWCTLCERSYTSDCPEHGPVTFIPDAPIQSRARLSLPRPLCLRISVADEPLGVFARDVIPPRTCFGPMVGQHCSNVDLSDWPEKDTPQIWKMYHNNVLEFCIVTTDENECNWMMFVRKARTRDEQNLVAYPANGKLFFCTSMEIHPDQELLFYYSRDYCRLMGVPRVPEGQICQCGKECSSFSELKSHLGSHNSNHSHNQPPHSHSPSQQEHSQQQQQQQQQQQQQQQQQQQQQQQQEQQQQHSHQEEKLTNGTSSSSSSPWPSHTHAAGQTSSENSSSGNSNSTGRAKGQGHVREKKFKCNMCSRAFITSTKLNLHFMGHVGMKPHKCEYCSKAFSDPSNLRMHLKIHTGQKNYRCTVCEKSFTQKSHVASHMLIHTGAEKLKCDLCDRAFIRKHDLKQHMFSHTHERRIQCPKCNKHFLKTNHLKKHMNSHEGRRDFVCEKCRKAFLTKYHLTRHLKICKGPKMERAARKERDVDEEEEEEEGEEDDNRGRRGGERLVDSANNEDCGLDI from the exons ATGAG GATGAATGACATGAACCTAAGTCCTGTGGGCATGGACCAGCTGAGTGTGCCCTCAGTGAGTGCCAGCCACTTGGGTTTGCCCACCTCCCCGACGCACAACCCCATTCCCACTCCAG GCATGCCCGTTGCCATTCCAAGCCTTGGTCCTTCGTTGGGCTCTCTTCCTTCTGCTCTTTCGCTGATGCTCCCCATGGGTCCATTAAGTGACAGAGGGGTGATGTGCAGTCTGCCAGAGCGGAATTATTCCTTGCCACCCCCACCATACCCCCACTTAGAGAGCAGCTACTTTCGGCACATATTGCCAG GCATCCTTTCCTATCTGGCAGACCGTCCACCTCCTCAGTACATTCACCCCAGCACTCTTAACATGGATGGGACTCTGTCAGTGGCCAGCAACAATTCTTCAGGTCTGGATCCCTACAGTGGCCCTGGAGGCCCCCTAGAGCAGGGCCTTGTTCCTATGGATTCCAGACAGGTTGATGGCCAGGGAGACCTCCACCAAACCGGAGCTCATGAATTGGACTCAACAGGATTGGCCATGGAGTCACGTGTCAGTAGCCCTATGACTCCTGACCGGATGGGAGAGGAACTGGCCTCTATGGATGGAGTTGGGGTGGTCGCAGTGTCTGACACCCAGCAACAGCTCGGAGGGGGCAGGCAGCCTCAGCCCCATGAAGGCCTCACTGGTGTGGACTCATCTGGTGGTGTCATGCCTCTCCATGGGCCTCCTGTACTTGAGCTGCCGGTAGTGATGGAGCCAGATCATATCGGGAGTCGGGTGGGCAACAatggcggaggaggagcaggacttGGAGAGCAGCTCCACTCAAATGGGGAGCTGAATTCAGGAGTTGTCAGTGTGGTTCTAACTGGCTCCATGTCCAGTCAGGGTCAGCTGGAGCCAGTGTCTCTCCATGGACATTCTGGAATGGGGTTAGAGGCAGTAAATGTGTCCCCTATCACTGCAGAGGTGTCACTTGGTCCAGAAAGCAACCTTGTGCTGGTCAATTCCACCTTGCAGCTAGAGGATTCTACCTCCAACAAGGAGAACATGGTCACTGCCTACACCATCT GGTGCACACTATGTGAGCGCTCATATACCTCAGACTGTCCTGAGCATGGTCCAGTCACCTTCATCCCCGATGCACCCATCCAAAGTCGGGCTCGCTTGTCTCTGCCACGTCCACTTTGCTTGCGCATCTCCGTGGCTGATGAACCTCttg GAGTTTTTGCACGGGATGTTATTCCTCCAAGAACCTGCTTTGGGCCAATGGTTGGTCAACACTGTAGCAATGTGGACCTCTCTGACTGGCCAGAGAAGGACACACCTCAAATATGGAAG ATGTACCACAACAATGTGTTGGAGTTTTGCATCGTTACAACAGATGAGAATGAATGCAACTGGATGATGTTTGTCCGCAAAGCAAG gaCCCGTGACGAGCAGAACCTGGTAGCATACCCTGCCAATGGTAAATTGTTCTTTTGTACAAGCATGGAGATTCACCCAGACCAGGAGCTGCTTTTTTATTACAGCAGAGACTACTGCAGGCTAATGG GTGTTCCTCGGGTGCCTGAGGGTCAAATCTGCCAATGTGGCAAAGAATGCTCCTCTTTCTCTGAGCTCAAGTCTCATCTTGGCAGCCATAACAGCAACCACAGCCATAACCAACCTCCACACAGCCACAGCCCATCACAGCAGGAGcactctcagcagcagcagcagcaacagcaacagcagcagcaacaacaacaacaacaacagcagcagcagcagcaacaagaacagcaacagcagcacagccaccAAGAAGAAAAGCTAACCAACGGGACCtcgagctcctcctcctcaccatgGCCCTCTCACACTCATGCTGCAGGACAGACAAGCAGtgagaacagcagcagtggaaacTCTAATAGTACAGGGAGAGCAAAAGGTCAGGGCCACGTGCGCGAGAAGAAGTTCAAGTGCAACATGTGCTCGCGTGCTTTCATTACGTCCACTAAGCTCAATCTTCACTTCATGGGACATGTGGGGATGAAACCCCACAAGTGTGAATACTGTAGTAAGGCTTTCAGCGATCCCAGCAACCTCAGGATGCACCTCAAGATTCACACAG GTCAGAAGAACTATCGATGCACAGTGTGTGAGAAGTCCTTCACACAGAAGTCCCATGTGGCGTCTCATATGCTCATCCATACTGGGGCAGAGAAACTCAAATGTGACCTCTGCGATCGAGCCTTCATCAGGAAACATGACCTGAAACAGCACATGTTCTCTCACACGCA CGAACGCAGAATACAGTGTCCAAAATGCAACAAACACTTCCTTAAGACCAACCACCTGAAGAAGCACATGAACTCCCATGAGGGCCGAAGAGACTTTGTCTGTGAAAAATGCCGCAAAGCTTTCCTCACCAAATACCACCTCACCCGTCACCTGAAGATATGCAAAGGGCCCAAGATGGAAAGAGCAGCCCGCAAGGAGAGGGAtgttgatgaggaggaagaggaagaagagggggaggaggatgacaacaggggcagaagaggaggagagagactggTCGATTCGGCCAATAATGAAGACTGTGGTTTAGATATATAA
- the LOC129604638 gene encoding cilia- and flagella-associated protein 251-like, with protein sequence MRSYRRLSCHSSPASTAAPVTTKMKTSAPLENREQPPPHHCPPYLSLVTCCCWEPPRPPYPVEPEGKEEEVKVEKKKKQESLEEKAKEQESKKEQENKEEGVWKEKKKKEEEESLEEKEKEQDSKKEQENKEEGVWKEKKKEEEGESLEEKERKHKSQKEGESLEEKEKVQKSQKEQESLEEKEKEQKSQKERESLEEKEKEQKSQKEGESLEEKEKEQKSQKEGESLEEKERKDKSQKERESVEEKKKEKAHSKEEVVFPPSLVEPHSKKGVSPSEAPECQRWGGQLPQRGKWVGQSEAADV encoded by the exons ATGCGGTCCTATCGTCGTCTCAGTTgccacagttctccagcctccacagctgcacctgtcaccaCCAAAATGAAAACGTCAGCCCCATTAGaaaacaga gagcagccccctcctcatcactgtcctccctACCTCTCCTTAgtgacgtgctgctgctgggagcctcCTCGTCCCCCCTATCCG gtggaaccagaggggaaggaggaggaggtgaaggtggaaaagaagaagaaacaggagagcctggaggagaaagcgaaggagcaggagagcaagaaggaacaagagaataaggaggagggggtgtggaaggaaaagaagaagaaggaggaagaggagagcctggaggagaaagagaaggagcaggacagcaagaaggaacaagagaataaggaggagggggtgtggaaggaaaagaagaaggaggaggaaggggagagcctggaggagaaagagaggaagcacaagagccagaaggaaggggagagcctggaggagaaagagaaagtgcaaaagagccagaaggaacaggagagcctggaggagaaagagaaggagcaaaagagccagaaggaacgggagagcctggaggagaaagagaaggagcaaaagagccagaaggaaggggagagcctggaggagaaagagaaggagcaaaagagccagaaggaaggggagagcctggaggagaaggagaggaaggacaagagccagaaggaacgggagagtgtggaggagaagaagaaggaaaaagctcACAGTAAAGAGGAAGTGGTGTTTCCCCCCAGCTTGGTGGAACCTCACAGTAAGAAGGGGGTGAGTCCAAGTGAGGCACCTGAATGTCAGAGGTGGGGGGGACAACTTCCTCAACGTGGGAAGTGGGTGGGTCAAAGCGAGGCCGCCGACGTCTAG
- the LOC129604641 gene encoding cilia- and flagella-associated protein 251-like, protein MKRWLLPSNNGKDQEQPPPHHCPPYLSLVTCCCWEPPRPPYPVEPEGKEEEVKVEKKKKQESLEEKAKEQESKKEQENKEEGVWKEKKKKEEEESLEEKEKEQDSKKEQENKEEGVWKEKKKEEEGESLEEKERKHKSQKEGESLEEKEKVQKSQKEQESLEEKEKEQKSQKERESLEEKEKEQKSQKEGESLEEKEKEQKSQKEGESLEEKERKDKSQKERESVEEKKKEKAHSKEEVVFPPSLVEPHSKKGVSPSEAPECQRWGGQLPQRGKWVGQSEAADV, encoded by the exons ATGAAGAGGTGGCTGCTGCCATCCAACAATGGGAAAGACCAa gagcagccccctcctcatcactgtcctccctACCTCTCCTTAgtgacgtgctgctgctgggagcctcCTCGTCCCCCCTATCCG gtggaaccagaggggaaggaggaggaggtgaaggtggaaaagaagaagaaacaggagagcctggaggagaaagcgaaggagcaggagagcaagaaggaacaagagaataaggaggagggggtgtggaaggaaaagaagaagaaggaggaagaggagagcctggaggagaaagagaaggagcaggacagcaagaaggaacaagagaataaggaggagggggtgtggaaggaaaagaagaaggaggaggaaggggagagcctggaggagaaagagaggaagcacaagagccagaaggaaggggagagcctggaggagaaagagaaagtgcaaaagagccagaaggaacaggagagcctggaggagaaagagaaggagcaaaagagccagaaggaacgggagagcctggaggagaaagagaaggagcaaaagagccagaaggaaggggagagcctggaggagaaagagaaggagcaaaagagccagaaggaaggggagagcctggaggagaaggagaggaaggacaagagccagaaggaacgggagagtgtggaggagaagaagaaggaaaaagctcACAGTAAAGAGGAAGTGGTGTTTCCCCCCAGCTTGGTGGAACCTCACAGTAAGAAGGGGGTGAGTCCAAGTGAGGCACCTGAATGTCAGAGGTGGGGGGGACAACTTCCTCAACGTGGGAAGTGGGTGGGTCAAAGCGAGGCCGCCGACGTCTAG